In Mytilus edulis chromosome 4, xbMytEdul2.2, whole genome shotgun sequence, the following proteins share a genomic window:
- the LOC139520900 gene encoding RRP12-like protein isoform X2 translates to MHNKVPVAVLRSKFAEVSKKFLDLLAANVDGGSTALVKSLLLSLAGVLRVQDQASWSNTSVQRVYSGLLTFITHKKPKIRKAAQQGVCLVLRGSLFMTQGDPPSYHPAAQITAKYCIQQIEKCGGTGEALDTLHTLALLKDILAQFPLNSMKSCCETILRMMTLSNVMVTSCGMQTLYGMFVNKPKPSNLSAELNAQLITAMYDYQPSENDVQPMRAWLAVMEKGHLNLTRLDEKLCISHLPRLFSSTMTCLLSDKSDITSAAAKTMKDVLKECVTPVADSVKHLVDTAPSGSATPIHKMVKAVESGLSYQFHSVWGLVLQIYTVFFEVLGKQCPKLFKKSLQSIVDLRDSPRFAYKAELDHAIGCAVRYMGPRQVLEAVPLNITGDNDDYNFPRSWMIPVIRENVCNTELGFFTSYFLPLAAKFRQRALEATQTDNIVVGKSYETLQHQMWALLPGFCNKPVDLVQSFKGIAKILGTAINDHSNLRMEVMSSLRKIINHSMTEEESKTEVAKFAKNFLPILFNIFTAESDNTKDPVKLAVLETIKCYLQIADMNLVSTFCDKCTEKLEEENITPSKRHSLLDIAITELPYIDDKRIKQLYSIACSYLQSLDKTLQKKSYRILEEICSGNSAGCKTFISQNLSDIQSTLLTSLSSSSSSSKAPRLRCLINLFQQFDTEQPEFMLAVIPEAILCTREVGERARTAAYSLLVQMCKSQIEHSDESQDDVICKYFKMILAGLGGSPQMVSCTLLALTRILYEFKDSIDGNLLGNIIESVCLLLTSKAREVVKSALAFIKVLLSAYQDIQLASHLKQIMSSLTSMKDDCRQHFRFKAKEIYAKLIKKFGYETILNMAPLSIHKVLMNVRKTQERNKKKKKEERTEEDEDSDEEHRRARPESVEELLRESDSEMEDEDNKKSRGQKSKKNKDSIKAKLAWLQEGADDIVDFLDTNASKKVMATRPQEKSDTNKSKKSKERQYKTASDGRLIITEDNSDEEKRKGHSQSQMSEDEDLEDLFQAIEGIGNKRSKKRKIEDLGSDDESARPKYKAGGKGIHRPIGESDYGKEYRAKKAKGDIKKKGQPDPYAYVPLQFQSLNKRKKAKMQGQFKNLVKGAKKGAMKGTKKKHKK, encoded by the exons cTGTTGTTATCATTAGCTGGTGTTTTGAGAGTACAAGACCAGGCATCTTGGAGTAACACATCAGTACAGAGAGTTTATAGTGGTTTACTCACATTTATAACTCACAAGAAACCAAAG atCCGTAAGGCAGCTCAGCAGGGTGTTTGTCTTGTACTGAGAGGCAGTTTGTTTATGACACAAGGGGATCCCCCATCATACCATCCTGCAGCTCAGATAACAGCTAAATACTGTATACAGCAGATAGAGAAATGTGGAg GTACAGGAGAGGCATTGGATACCTTACATACTTTAGCCCTGTTGAAGGACATCCTAGCACAGTTTCCTCTAAACAGTATGAAGTCATGTTGTGAGACAATTCTTAGAATGATGACTTTAAGTAATGTG ATGGTAACATCCTGTGGAATGCAGACTTTATATGGAATGTTTGTCAACAAACCAAAACCTTCTAATTTGTCTGCTGAATTAAATGCACAATTAATTACA GCAATGTATGATTATCAACCATCTGAAAATGATGTACAACCAATGAGAGCTTGGTTGGCAGTGATGGAAAAAGGTCATCTTAACTTAACTAG attgGATGAAAAGTTGTGTATTAGCCATCTGCCCAGATTATTTTCCTCAACTATGACCTGTCTGTTATCTGATAAGTCTGATATTACCTCAGCTGCTGCTAAAACCATGAAG gATGTGTTAAAGGAGTGTGTGACACCAGTGGCTGACAGTGTCAAACATTTAGTGGACACTGCTCCGAGTGGGTCTGCCACACCAATACATAAGATGGTTAAAGCAGTTGAGAGTGGACTAAGTTATCAGTTCCATTCTGTATGGGGATTAGTATTACAGATCTACACAGTCTTCTTTGAG GTTCTAGGAAAACAGTGTCCAAAGTTATTTAAAAAG agtttacagTCCATAGTAGATTTACGAGACAGTCCTAGATTTGCCTATAAAGCTGAGTTAGATCATGCTATTGGATGTGCAGTACGATACATGGGTCCACGACAGGTGTTGGAGGCTGTACCACTCAATATAACCGGGGACAA CGATGATTACAACTTCCCTCGTAGTTGGATGATTCCTGTGATCAGAGAAAATGTGTGCAATACAGAATTAGGATTTTTCACATCTTACTTCCTCCCATTAGCAGCAAAATTCAGACAAAGAG CGTTAGAAGCGACTCAGACAGACAACATTGTAGTAGGTAAATCGTACGAGACATTACAACATCAGATGTGGGCTTTGCTCCCTGGATTTTGTAACAAGCCCGTAGATTTAGTACAG TCTTTCAAAGGAATAGCTAAAATTTTAGGAACAGCAATAAATGATCATTCCAACTTACGAATGGAAGTGATGAGTTCCCTTAGGAAAATAATTAATCACTCAATGACTGAGG agGAGAGTAAAACAGAAGTGGCAAAGTTTGCTAAAAACTTTTTGCCAATTTTGTTCAACATATTTACTGCTGAATCTGACAATACTAAAGATCCTGTGAAGTTAGCTGTATTAGAAACCATAAAATGTTACCTACAGATTGCTGATATGAAT TTGGTGTCTACCTTCTGTGATAAATGTACCGAGAAATTAGAAGAAGAAAATATTACGCCTTCTAAAAG gcATTCATTATTAGACATAGCCATTACAGAGTTACCCTATATAGATGATAAAAGAATAAAACAGTTGTATAGTATAGCATGTAGTTACCTGCAG TCTTTAGACAAAACATTACAGAAGAAGTCGTACAGAATATTAGAAGAGATTTGTAGTGGAAATTCAGCAGGCTGTAAAACCTTTATATCCCAGAACTTGTCAGACATACAGTCCACTTTATTAACGTCTTTGTCATCATCGAGTTCTTCTTCTAAAGCA CCTCGACTTCGATGTTTGATAAACTTGTTCCAGCAGTTTGATACAGAACAACCAGAATTTATGTTAGCAGTTATTCCTGAG GCTATCTTATGCACCAGAGAAGTGGGAGAGAGAGCTAGAACAGCTGCCTATAGTTTGTTAGTACAGATGTGTAAAAGTCAGATAGAACATTCAGATGAATCTCAAGATG ATGTAATCTGTAAATATTTTAAGATGATATTAGCTGGTCTAGGAGGATCACCTCAGATGGTCAGTTGTACGCTGTTAGCACTGACAAGAATTTTATACGAGTTCAAAG ATAGTATAGACGGCAATCTCCTCGGAAATATAATAGAAAGTGTGTGTTTACTTCTGACCTCTAAAGCTAGAGAGGTGGTCAAGTCAGCTTTAGCTTTCATCAAAGTGTTACTGTCAGCATATCAGGACATTCAACTAGCATCCCATCTTAAACAGATA ATGTCCAGTCTTACTAGCATGAAGGACGACTGCAGACAACATTTCAGATTCAAAGCCAAAGAAATATATGccaagttaataaaaaaatttgg GTATGAGACAATATTAAACATGGCACCCTTAAGTATACATAAAGTGTTGATGAATGTAAGAAAGACACaggaaagaaataaaaagaaaaagaaagaagagAGAACAGAAGAAGATGAGGACAGCGATGAAGAACATAGGAGAGCACGACCAGAAAG TGTTGAGGAATTATTACGAGAGTCAGATTCAGAAATGGAAGATGAGGACAATAAAAAATCTAGAGGTCAAAAGTCAAAGAAAAATAAGGACTCAATCAAAGCTAAGTTGGCATGGTTACAAGAAGGTGCTGATGATATTGTTGATTTCCTGGATACAAATGCATCAAAGAAAGTCATGG CAACAAGACCACAGGAGAAGTCTGATACAAACAAATCCAAGAAGTCAAAAGAGCGGCAATACAAAACAGCATCAGACGGCAGACTTATTATTACAGAAGATAACAGTGATGAAG AAAAACGAAAAGGTCATAGTCAGAGTCAGATGTCTGAGGATGAGGATTTGGAGGATTTGTTTCAGGCTATTGAAGGTATTGGGAATAAG AGATCCAAGAAGAGAAAAATAGAAGATTTGGGATCGGATGATGAATCTGCTCGTCCTAAATATAAAG CTGGTGGTAAAGGTATACACAGACCTATTGGTGAATCAGACTATGGTAAAGAATACAGAGCAAAG AAAGCTAAAGGTGATATAAAGAAGAAAGGACAACCAGATCCATATGCCTATGTACCTCTCCAGTTCCAGAGTTTGAATAAAAG GAAAAAGGCCAAAATGCAAGGACAGTTTAAAAATTTAGTGAAAGGTGCCAAAAAGGGAGCTATGAAAGgaacaaaaaagaaacataaaaagtga
- the LOC139520900 gene encoding RRP12-like protein isoform X3, translating to MTQGDPPSYHPAAQITAKYCIQQIEKCGGTGEALDTLHTLALLKDILAQFPLNSMKSCCETILRMMTLSNVMVTSCGMQTLYGMFVNKPKPSNLSAELNAQLITAMYDYQPSENDVQPMRAWLAVMEKGHLNLTRLDEKLCISHLPRLFSSTMTCLLSDKSDITSAAAKTMKDVLKECVTPVADSVKHLVDTAPSGSATPIHKMVKAVESGLSYQFHSVWGLVLQIYTVFFEVLGKQCPKLFKKSLQSIVDLRDSPRFAYKAELDHAIGCAVRYMGPRQVLEAVPLNITGDNDDYNFPRSWMIPVIRENVCNTELGFFTSYFLPLAAKFRQRALEATQTDNIVVGKSYETLQHQMWALLPGFCNKPVDLVQSFKGIAKILGTAINDHSNLRMEVMSSLRKIINHSMTEEESKTEVAKFAKNFLPILFNIFTAESDNTKDPVKLAVLETIKCYLQIADMNLVSTFCDKCTEKLEEENITPSKRHSLLDIAITELPYIDDKRIKQLYSIACSYLQSLDKTLQKKSYRILEEICSGNSAGCKTFISQNLSDIQSTLLTSLSSSSSSSKAPRLRCLINLFQQFDTEQPEFMLAVIPEAILCTREVGERARTAAYSLLVQMCKSQIEHSDESQDDVICKYFKMILAGLGGSPQMVSCTLLALTRILYEFKDSIDGNLLGNIIESVCLLLTSKAREVVKSALAFIKVLLSAYQDIQLASHLKQIMSSLTSMKDDCRQHFRFKAKEIYAKLIKKFGYETILNMAPLSIHKVLMNVRKTQERNKKKKKEERTEEDEDSDEEHRRARPESVEELLRESDSEMEDEDNKKSRGQKSKKNKDSIKAKLAWLQEGADDIVDFLDTNASKKVMATRPQEKSDTNKSKKSKERQYKTASDGRLIITEDNSDEEKRKGHSQSQMSEDEDLEDLFQAIEGIGNKRSKKRKIEDLGSDDESARPKYKAGGKGIHRPIGESDYGKEYRAKKAKGDIKKKGQPDPYAYVPLQFQSLNKRKKAKMQGQFKNLVKGAKKGAMKGTKKKHKK from the exons ATGACACAAGGGGATCCCCCATCATACCATCCTGCAGCTCAGATAACAGCTAAATACTGTATACAGCAGATAGAGAAATGTGGAg GTACAGGAGAGGCATTGGATACCTTACATACTTTAGCCCTGTTGAAGGACATCCTAGCACAGTTTCCTCTAAACAGTATGAAGTCATGTTGTGAGACAATTCTTAGAATGATGACTTTAAGTAATGTG ATGGTAACATCCTGTGGAATGCAGACTTTATATGGAATGTTTGTCAACAAACCAAAACCTTCTAATTTGTCTGCTGAATTAAATGCACAATTAATTACA GCAATGTATGATTATCAACCATCTGAAAATGATGTACAACCAATGAGAGCTTGGTTGGCAGTGATGGAAAAAGGTCATCTTAACTTAACTAG attgGATGAAAAGTTGTGTATTAGCCATCTGCCCAGATTATTTTCCTCAACTATGACCTGTCTGTTATCTGATAAGTCTGATATTACCTCAGCTGCTGCTAAAACCATGAAG gATGTGTTAAAGGAGTGTGTGACACCAGTGGCTGACAGTGTCAAACATTTAGTGGACACTGCTCCGAGTGGGTCTGCCACACCAATACATAAGATGGTTAAAGCAGTTGAGAGTGGACTAAGTTATCAGTTCCATTCTGTATGGGGATTAGTATTACAGATCTACACAGTCTTCTTTGAG GTTCTAGGAAAACAGTGTCCAAAGTTATTTAAAAAG agtttacagTCCATAGTAGATTTACGAGACAGTCCTAGATTTGCCTATAAAGCTGAGTTAGATCATGCTATTGGATGTGCAGTACGATACATGGGTCCACGACAGGTGTTGGAGGCTGTACCACTCAATATAACCGGGGACAA CGATGATTACAACTTCCCTCGTAGTTGGATGATTCCTGTGATCAGAGAAAATGTGTGCAATACAGAATTAGGATTTTTCACATCTTACTTCCTCCCATTAGCAGCAAAATTCAGACAAAGAG CGTTAGAAGCGACTCAGACAGACAACATTGTAGTAGGTAAATCGTACGAGACATTACAACATCAGATGTGGGCTTTGCTCCCTGGATTTTGTAACAAGCCCGTAGATTTAGTACAG TCTTTCAAAGGAATAGCTAAAATTTTAGGAACAGCAATAAATGATCATTCCAACTTACGAATGGAAGTGATGAGTTCCCTTAGGAAAATAATTAATCACTCAATGACTGAGG agGAGAGTAAAACAGAAGTGGCAAAGTTTGCTAAAAACTTTTTGCCAATTTTGTTCAACATATTTACTGCTGAATCTGACAATACTAAAGATCCTGTGAAGTTAGCTGTATTAGAAACCATAAAATGTTACCTACAGATTGCTGATATGAAT TTGGTGTCTACCTTCTGTGATAAATGTACCGAGAAATTAGAAGAAGAAAATATTACGCCTTCTAAAAG gcATTCATTATTAGACATAGCCATTACAGAGTTACCCTATATAGATGATAAAAGAATAAAACAGTTGTATAGTATAGCATGTAGTTACCTGCAG TCTTTAGACAAAACATTACAGAAGAAGTCGTACAGAATATTAGAAGAGATTTGTAGTGGAAATTCAGCAGGCTGTAAAACCTTTATATCCCAGAACTTGTCAGACATACAGTCCACTTTATTAACGTCTTTGTCATCATCGAGTTCTTCTTCTAAAGCA CCTCGACTTCGATGTTTGATAAACTTGTTCCAGCAGTTTGATACAGAACAACCAGAATTTATGTTAGCAGTTATTCCTGAG GCTATCTTATGCACCAGAGAAGTGGGAGAGAGAGCTAGAACAGCTGCCTATAGTTTGTTAGTACAGATGTGTAAAAGTCAGATAGAACATTCAGATGAATCTCAAGATG ATGTAATCTGTAAATATTTTAAGATGATATTAGCTGGTCTAGGAGGATCACCTCAGATGGTCAGTTGTACGCTGTTAGCACTGACAAGAATTTTATACGAGTTCAAAG ATAGTATAGACGGCAATCTCCTCGGAAATATAATAGAAAGTGTGTGTTTACTTCTGACCTCTAAAGCTAGAGAGGTGGTCAAGTCAGCTTTAGCTTTCATCAAAGTGTTACTGTCAGCATATCAGGACATTCAACTAGCATCCCATCTTAAACAGATA ATGTCCAGTCTTACTAGCATGAAGGACGACTGCAGACAACATTTCAGATTCAAAGCCAAAGAAATATATGccaagttaataaaaaaatttgg GTATGAGACAATATTAAACATGGCACCCTTAAGTATACATAAAGTGTTGATGAATGTAAGAAAGACACaggaaagaaataaaaagaaaaagaaagaagagAGAACAGAAGAAGATGAGGACAGCGATGAAGAACATAGGAGAGCACGACCAGAAAG TGTTGAGGAATTATTACGAGAGTCAGATTCAGAAATGGAAGATGAGGACAATAAAAAATCTAGAGGTCAAAAGTCAAAGAAAAATAAGGACTCAATCAAAGCTAAGTTGGCATGGTTACAAGAAGGTGCTGATGATATTGTTGATTTCCTGGATACAAATGCATCAAAGAAAGTCATGG CAACAAGACCACAGGAGAAGTCTGATACAAACAAATCCAAGAAGTCAAAAGAGCGGCAATACAAAACAGCATCAGACGGCAGACTTATTATTACAGAAGATAACAGTGATGAAG AAAAACGAAAAGGTCATAGTCAGAGTCAGATGTCTGAGGATGAGGATTTGGAGGATTTGTTTCAGGCTATTGAAGGTATTGGGAATAAG AGATCCAAGAAGAGAAAAATAGAAGATTTGGGATCGGATGATGAATCTGCTCGTCCTAAATATAAAG CTGGTGGTAAAGGTATACACAGACCTATTGGTGAATCAGACTATGGTAAAGAATACAGAGCAAAG AAAGCTAAAGGTGATATAAAGAAGAAAGGACAACCAGATCCATATGCCTATGTACCTCTCCAGTTCCAGAGTTTGAATAAAAG GAAAAAGGCCAAAATGCAAGGACAGTTTAAAAATTTAGTGAAAGGTGCCAAAAAGGGAGCTATGAAAGgaacaaaaaagaaacataaaaagtga